One region of Malania oleifera isolate guangnan ecotype guangnan chromosome 6, ASM2987363v1, whole genome shotgun sequence genomic DNA includes:
- the LOC131158735 gene encoding polygalacturonase ADPG1-like: MEISASSHAMLPSFSRQPSSACVLQDAFSLILILGLLSSNCISSSKAADFNVLNNGAAGDGITDDTQAFQKAWINACGARGDNPTVVVPQGKKFLVKPTVLNGPCKLPTITFQVNGEIIAPNSPRAWAGLDQSQWIAFTGVNGLTFSGPGTINGRGLAWWLQSCRDHPSLKGCTTLAPTAVKFLSCNDLSIADLHFVDAPQTHVLMMGCNSAYVNNLKVKAPGMSPNTDGIHLQDVHNLTISNSEIRTGDDCISIGDYTSNVNITHIDCGPGHGISIGSLGKAGNVVQVENIHVSNVNFTNTTNGARLKTWQVGKGFVRGILYENIKVNSVANPIIIDQNYCDKSSCKELKTGVKISDVTFRGFTGTSSTIIAVNLQCSRAVACTGIVLDNIQLTSNIIKRPVKSSCVNAHGTTVGMMQSLHVLKQGSEDGI; this comes from the exons ATGGAAATCTCAGCCTCTTCACACGCCATG CTTCCTTCATTTTCTCGTCAACCAAGCAGTGCGTGTGTTTTGCAGGATGCCTTCTCCCTTATACTCATTCTGGGGTTGCTCTCTTCTAATTGTATTTCTTCCTCAAAGGCTGCTGACTTTAACGTCTTAAATAATGGAGCTGCTGGTGATGGCATCACGGACGATACccaa gCATTTCAAAAGGCTTGGATTAATGCATGTGGTGCAAGAGGAGACAACCCTACTGTGGTGGTTCCCCAAGGAAAGAAATTTTTAGTGAAGCCGACAGTCCTTAATGGCCCCTGCAAGCTTCCTACCATCACCTTTCAG GTAAATGGGGAAATAATTGCACCTAATTCGCCAAGAGCATGGGCCGGGCTTGATCAAAGCCAGTGGATAGCATTTACAGGTGTGAACGGGCTCACCTTCAGTGGGCCTGGCACAATCAACGGCCGGGGCCTTGCCTGGTGGCTACAGAGCTGCAGAGATCATCCCTCCTTG AAGGGATGCACTACCTTGGCACCAACT GCTGTGAAGTTTCTTTCATGCAATGATCTCAGCATTGCGGATTTGCACTTTGTGGACGCTCCTCAGACGCACGTATTAATGATGGGCTGCAACAGTGCGTACGTAAATAATTTGAAGGTGAAGGCTCCTGGCATGAGCCCCAACACTGATGGCATTCACCTTCAGGATGTTCACAACCTAACCATTTCCAACTCTGAAATAAGAACTG GTGACGATTGCATTTCCATTGGAGATTACACCTCTAACGTCAATATCACCCACATCGATTGTGGACCTGGACACGGAATAAG CATTGGAAGCTTGGGCAAGGCTGGAAATGTTGTACAAGTAGAAAACATTCATGTGAGCAATGTCAACTTCACCAACACTACCAATGGAGCTCGATTAAAGACATGGCAG GTTGGGAAGGGCTTTGTTCGAGGGATCTTGTACGAAAACATCAAGGTCAATTCTGTGGCAAACCCCATAATCATAGATCAAAATTATTGTGATAAAAGCTCTTGCAAGGAACTG AAAACTGGGGTTAAAATAAGTGATGTGACCTTTAGGGGTTTCACAGGGACCTCGAGTACGATCATTGCTGTTAATCTACAATGCAGTCGAGCTGTTGCGTGTACTGGAATAGTTTTGGACAATATTCAACTCACTTCAAACATTATCAAGCGACCCGTCAAATCTAGTTGTGTTAATGCCCATGGAACTACAGTTGGAATG ATGCAGTCACTGCATGTGTTGAAACAAGGGAGTGAGGATGGGATTTGA